One part of the Raphanus sativus cultivar WK10039 chromosome 7, ASM80110v3, whole genome shotgun sequence genome encodes these proteins:
- the LOC108818352 gene encoding protein TRANSPORT INHIBITOR RESPONSE 1 has protein sequence MQQKRVASSSFPEEVLEHVFSFLHLDKDRNSVSLVCKSWYEIERWCRRRVFIGNCYAVSPAAVISRFPRARYVELKGKPHFADFNLVPEGWGGCVYPWIEAMSTAYTWLEEIRLKRMVVSDECLELIAKSFKSFKVLVLSSCDGFSTDGLAAIAASCRNLRELDLRESDVEDVSGHWLSHFPDTYTSLVSLNISCLAASDVCFSALERLVSRCPNLKSLKLNRAVPLEKLATLLKRAPQLEELGTGVYTADVRSDLFSDLYVALSGCKKLKCLSGLWDAAPAYLPAVYSVCSRLTTLNLSYATVQSYDLVKLISQCHKLQRLWVLDYIEDAGLDVLASTCKDLTELRVFPSEPFVMEPNVALTEKGLVSVSVGCPKLESVLYFCRQMTNDALVTIAMNRPNMTRFRLCIIEPKAPDHLTLEPLDMGFGAIVEHCKDLRRLSLSGLLTDKVFEYIGKYAKKMKMLSVAFAGDSDLGMHHVLSGCDSLRKLEIRDCPFGDKALLANASKLETMRSLWMSSCSVSFGACKLLGQKMPMLNVEVIDERGPPDSRPESCPVERVFIYRTVAGPRFDMPGFVWNMDQQRSTMRFSRQIITTNGL, from the exons ATGCAGCAGAAGCGAGTTGCGTCGTCGTCGTTTCCCGAAGAAGTTCTGGAGCACGTATTCTCCTTTCTCCACCTCGACAAGGACAGGAACTCCGTCTCTCTCGTCTGCAAGTCGTGGTACGAGATCGAGCGGTGGTGCAGGAGGAGAGTCTTCATCGGGAACTGCTACGCCGTGAGCCCCGCCGCGGTGATAAGCCGGTTCCCGAGAGCGAGATACGTGGAGCTGAAGGGGAAACCGCACTTCGCCGACTTCAATTTGGTGCCGGAGGGGTGGGGAGGGTGCGTGTACCCGTGGATCGAGGCGATGTCGACGGCGTACACGTGGCTGGAGGAGATTAGGTTGAAGAGGATGGTGGTGAGCGACGAGTGCTTGGAGCTTATAGCCAAGTCGTTTAAGAGTTTCAAAGTTCTCGTGCTTTCTTCCTGCGATGGCTTCTCCACCGATGGCCTCGCTGCGATCGCCGCCTCTTGCAG GAATCTGAGAGAGCTTGATTTGCGTGAGAGTGATGTGGAAGATGTTAGCGGACACTGGCTTAGCCATTTCCCTGATACATACACATCTCTGGTATCACTCAACATCTCTTGCTTAGCCGCCTCTGATGTATGTTTCTCTGCTCTGGAGAGGCTGGTGAGTAGGTGTCCCAATCTCAAGTCTCTCAAGCTTAACCGAGCTGTTCCTCTCGAGAAATTGGCTACTTTACTTAAAAGAGCACCTCAGCTGGAGGAATTGGGCACCGGTGTGTACACTGCTGATGTGCGCTCAGATTTGTTCTCTGATTTGTATGTAGCTCTCTCTGGTTGCAAGAAGTTGAAGTGCTTATCTGGCCTTTGGGATGCTGCTCCTGCTTATCTTCCAGCTGTTTATTCGGTTTGCAGTCGGCTTACGACTTTGAACCTGAGTTATGCAACAGTCCAGAGCTATGATCTTGTCAAGCTTATTAGCCAATGTCATAAATTGCAGCGGCTCTGG GTGCTGGACTACATCGAAGATGCTGGTCTTGATGTGCTTGCTTCAACCTGCAAGGACCTTACAGAGCTGAGAGTGTTTCCGTCTGAGCCTTTTGTAATGGAGCCAAACGTCGCATTGACGGAGAAAGGGCTTGTCTCCGTCTCTGTTGGCTGTCCAAAGCTCGAGTCGGTTCTTTACTTTTGCCGCCAAATGACCAATGATGCGTTGGTAACCATTGCTATGAACCGTCCCAACATGACTCGCTTCCGTTTGTGCATCATTGAGCCGAAAGCCCCTGACCATCTAACACTAGAGCCACTGGATATGGGATTCGGAGCCATAGTTGAGCACTGCAAAGATCTACGGCGGCTCTCCCTATCAGGGCTGTTGACGGACAAAGTTTTTGAATACATTGGGAAGTATgcaaagaagatgaaaatgCTCTCAGTGGCGTTTGCAGGAGACAGTGACTTAGGGATGCATCATGTTTTGTCAGGGTGCGATAGCCTGAGGAAACTAGAGATAAGAGACTGCCCTTTTGGAGACAAGGCGCTATTGGCAAATGCTTCAAAGCTGGAGACAATGCGATCTCTTTGGATGTCTTCTTGTTCCGTGAGTTTTGGAGCCTGTAAGTTGTTAGGACAGAAAATGCCAATGCTCAATGTGGAAGTCATCGATGAGCGGGGTCCACCTGACTCGAGACCTGAGAGCTGCCCTGTTGAGAGAGTGTTCATATACCGAACAGTAGCGGGTCCTCGGTTTGACATGCCTGGCTTCGTCTGGAACATGGACCAACAACGCTCAACAATGAGGTTTTCCAGGCAGATCATCACTACTAACGGGTTATGA